One region of Kytococcus sedentarius DSM 20547 genomic DNA includes:
- the pepN gene encoding aminopeptidase N: protein MTHAPTAPHSSRNLSRTEAAARSAMISDLSYRIEVDVRSAPDADCETFGTTTTLDFTSTGGSTFLDFLGGVDAVSLDGAPLVPEEVFDGARISLPELSAGQHRVVVEGRGTYGRTGQGLHRFIDPADGKVYLYTHFEPADCRRLYTTFEQPDLKAPFTWVITAPTDWVVRCNSEDPTSEPVEGGIVAGAEVPAGTRHSFAPTLPMSTYITAMCAGDYHRVERTWTGTAADGTALEVPVGLLCRQSLVEHFDAEEIFEITFAGLDFFHRTFGVAYPWGTYDQVFVPEYNLGAMENPGCVTFTEGYVFRSTPTRSQRATRANTILHEMAHMWFGDLVTMEWWNDLWLKESFAELLGTQGSADSTGYTDAWVAFSTARKLWAYHVDQMPSTHPVVAEIEDLEAARQNFDGITYAKGAALLQNLMNYVGPEQFFAGSTAYFEKHAYGNTTLPDLLAALEGASGRDLDAWVGPWLRTAGVSTLGLELMTSDAGSDASAGAVTAARLTQACTDPVTGQEVMRPHRLAVGTYDLVDGRLQRTRRAELDLAAASVDLAEVEGLADLVGSPQPDLVLLNDGDLTYAKLALDERSMGTLVEYLGTLEEDTSRTAAWWALWDATRDGRLHAAHYVRAAIAGLANEQHGGMLGAVAGNARTAIEKYLPAEQRDAWRAAWAETCLANLRSAEPGSDAQLVWQRAFGAAAATHPASAPVARGFLDGSEQVEGIAWEADRRWDLWKALAATGEATREELDAELEADRNNSTITHHLEAVSSLPSEDARREAWEKLLTPLSLTNDHVSATISGIRQPLRSEELGWLREEYFGRLEEIWAQHGMEIAERIVPGMFPADDRTDEATGQWLEAHPQAPAALRRIVVDRWDDLRRAETAQGLARREGTVDRA, encoded by the coding sequence GTGACCCACGCACCCACCGCACCGCACTCCTCCCGCAACCTCTCGCGCACCGAGGCCGCCGCCCGGTCGGCGATGATCAGCGACCTGAGCTACCGCATCGAGGTCGACGTCCGCAGCGCGCCCGACGCCGACTGCGAGACCTTCGGCACCACCACCACGCTGGACTTCACCTCCACCGGTGGCTCCACCTTCCTCGACTTCCTCGGCGGGGTCGATGCGGTGAGCCTGGACGGGGCGCCGCTGGTCCCCGAGGAGGTGTTCGACGGTGCGCGCATCAGCCTGCCCGAGCTCTCCGCCGGCCAGCACCGGGTCGTCGTGGAGGGTCGGGGCACCTACGGCCGCACGGGCCAGGGCCTGCACCGCTTCATCGACCCGGCCGACGGCAAGGTCTACCTCTACACGCACTTCGAGCCCGCGGACTGCCGCCGCCTCTACACCACCTTCGAGCAGCCCGACCTGAAGGCCCCGTTCACCTGGGTGATCACGGCCCCCACCGACTGGGTGGTGCGCTGCAACAGCGAGGACCCGACCTCCGAGCCCGTCGAGGGCGGCATCGTCGCCGGCGCCGAGGTGCCCGCCGGGACCCGCCACAGCTTCGCCCCCACTCTGCCGATGTCCACGTACATCACCGCCATGTGCGCCGGCGACTACCACCGCGTGGAGCGCACCTGGACGGGCACCGCCGCCGATGGCACCGCGCTCGAGGTGCCGGTCGGCCTGCTCTGCCGCCAGAGCCTGGTGGAGCACTTCGACGCGGAGGAGATCTTCGAGATCACCTTCGCCGGGTTGGACTTCTTCCACCGCACCTTCGGCGTGGCCTACCCGTGGGGCACCTACGACCAGGTGTTCGTACCCGAGTACAACCTCGGCGCCATGGAGAACCCGGGCTGTGTGACCTTCACCGAGGGCTACGTCTTCCGCTCCACCCCGACGCGCTCGCAGCGCGCCACCCGCGCGAACACGATCCTGCACGAGATGGCGCACATGTGGTTCGGGGACCTGGTGACCATGGAGTGGTGGAACGACCTGTGGCTCAAGGAGTCCTTCGCCGAGCTGCTGGGCACGCAGGGCAGTGCGGACTCCACCGGGTACACCGACGCCTGGGTGGCCTTCTCCACGGCCCGCAAGCTCTGGGCGTACCACGTGGACCAGATGCCCTCCACGCACCCGGTGGTCGCGGAGATCGAGGACCTCGAGGCCGCCCGCCAGAACTTCGACGGCATCACCTACGCCAAGGGCGCGGCGCTGCTGCAGAACCTCATGAACTATGTGGGGCCCGAGCAGTTCTTCGCCGGCTCCACGGCGTACTTCGAGAAGCACGCCTACGGCAACACCACGCTGCCGGACCTGCTGGCCGCCCTGGAGGGGGCCTCCGGCCGCGACCTGGACGCCTGGGTGGGCCCGTGGCTGCGCACCGCCGGCGTCTCCACCCTGGGCCTGGAGCTCATGACCTCCGATGCGGGCAGCGACGCGTCCGCCGGGGCCGTCACCGCCGCGCGCCTGACCCAGGCGTGCACCGACCCGGTGACCGGTCAGGAGGTGATGCGCCCGCACCGCCTGGCCGTGGGCACCTACGACCTCGTGGACGGCCGCCTGCAGCGCACGCGCCGCGCCGAGCTCGACCTGGCCGCCGCGTCGGTGGACCTCGCCGAGGTGGAGGGCCTGGCCGACCTGGTCGGGTCCCCGCAGCCCGACCTGGTGCTGCTCAACGACGGCGACCTGACCTACGCCAAGCTCGCCCTGGACGAGCGCAGCATGGGCACGCTGGTGGAGTACCTGGGCACGCTGGAGGAGGACACCTCCCGCACCGCGGCCTGGTGGGCCCTGTGGGACGCCACCCGCGACGGCCGGCTGCACGCTGCGCACTACGTGCGAGCTGCCATCGCCGGGCTGGCCAACGAGCAGCACGGCGGCATGCTGGGCGCCGTGGCCGGCAACGCGCGCACCGCGATCGAGAAGTACCTGCCCGCCGAGCAGCGGGACGCCTGGCGCGCCGCCTGGGCCGAGACCTGCCTGGCCAACCTGCGCTCGGCCGAGCCGGGCTCCGACGCCCAGCTGGTGTGGCAGCGAGCCTTCGGGGCTGCGGCGGCGACGCACCCCGCATCGGCGCCGGTGGCCCGCGGGTTCCTCGACGGGAGCGAGCAGGTGGAGGGCATCGCCTGGGAGGCCGACCGTCGCTGGGACCTGTGGAAGGCCCTGGCCGCCACCGGGGAGGCGACCCGCGAGGAGCTGGACGCCGAGCTCGAGGCCGACCGCAACAACTCGACGATCACCCACCACCTGGAGGCCGTCTCGTCGCTTCCCAGTGAGGACGCCCGCCGCGAGGCCTGGGAGAAGCTGCTGACCCCGCTGTCGCTGACGAACGACCACGTCTCGGCCACCATCAGCGGCATCCGTCAGCCGCTGCGCTCCGAGGAGCTGGGCTGGCTGCGCGAGGAGTACTTCGGCCGCCTCGAGGAGATCTGGGCGCAGCACGGCATGGAGATCGCCGAGCGGATCGTGCCGGGCATGTTCCCGGCCGACGACCGGACCGACGAGGCGACCGGCCAGTGGCTCGAGGCCCACCCGCAGGCACCGGCGGCGCTGCGCCGCATCGTGGTCGACCGCTGGGACGACCTGCGTCGCGCCGAGACGGCCCAGGGGCTCGCCCGCCGCGAGGGCACGGTGGACCGCGCCTGA
- the pdxH gene encoding pyridoxamine 5'-phosphate oxidase, with translation MHPSELARRRGRRLERLEYTGEGLDPESLPPAPWSVIDEWVSAAHHRALERGDVPEPAAVALATVDADGAPDVRTVLCRDIAPQGLRLFTSLVSAKAEQIAADPRVAVTWTWPSMFRALRFRGVAEELPRDQVDEYFRQRPWGARIGAHVSHQSHAMATRQELVDREAELATRWPDRSRPDDVPTPGHWGGYLVRPYQVEVWTGRQSRLHDRCRWELVEPLDPTQSAADQRALLLPLDDETAWTHTLLQP, from the coding sequence ATGCATCCCTCGGAGCTGGCCCGACGCCGCGGTCGCCGCCTTGAACGGCTCGAGTACACCGGCGAGGGCCTGGACCCGGAGAGCCTGCCGCCGGCGCCGTGGTCCGTCATCGACGAGTGGGTGTCGGCCGCCCACCACCGGGCGCTGGAGAGGGGGGACGTGCCGGAGCCGGCCGCCGTCGCCCTGGCCACGGTCGATGCGGACGGGGCCCCCGATGTGCGCACCGTCCTGTGCCGTGACATCGCTCCGCAGGGCCTGCGCCTGTTCACCTCCTTGGTCTCGGCCAAGGCCGAACAGATCGCCGCCGACCCCCGCGTCGCCGTGACCTGGACCTGGCCCAGCATGTTTAGGGCCCTGCGCTTCCGGGGCGTCGCGGAGGAGCTCCCGCGCGACCAGGTGGACGAATACTTCCGGCAGCGGCCCTGGGGTGCCCGCATCGGGGCCCACGTGAGCCACCAGTCGCACGCGATGGCCACCCGCCAGGAGCTCGTGGACAGGGAGGCCGAGCTGGCCACGCGGTGGCCGGACCGCTCCCGCCCGGACGACGTCCCGACCCCCGGCCACTGGGGCGGCTACTTGGTGCGCCCCTACCAGGTGGAGGTGTGGACCGGGCGCCAGTCGCGGCTGCACGACCGCTGCCGGTGGGAGCTCGTCGAGCCCCTCGACCCCACCCAGTCGGCGGCCGACCAGCGCGCGTTGCTGCTGCCGCTGGACGACGAGACCGCCTGGACGCACACCCTGCTGCAGCCCTGA
- a CDS encoding S66 peptidase family protein, whose product MTSLLHPPKARPGDRVAVLSPSFAAPAVWPAVHERAMERLTELTGLVPVEYPTTRRLGADSRDRAADLMAAFADPSIRAVLSTVGGDDQVRVVGHLDPEVARADPKPFLGYSDNTNLLAWLHAAGVAAFHGGSTQVHLGAGPAVDAVHSASLRAALLTGERLEVTEPGESEDFGPDWASPEALTQFGEREPAPAWVWSGPRRVVTGPTWGGNIEVLAWVALAGRLTVTAEDLAGGVLLVETSEEVPPPHAVARNLEALAQRGLLEAVEAVVLARPATSNHEHVPSAEERAAHRGQLTEAVCEVVTRHNDRAVVVSGVPFGHTRPHWILPFGGRMTIDGEEQRVWADYA is encoded by the coding sequence ATGACCTCTCTGCTGCACCCTCCCAAGGCCCGCCCCGGCGACCGGGTCGCCGTCCTCTCCCCCTCCTTCGCGGCGCCGGCCGTCTGGCCCGCCGTCCACGAGCGGGCGATGGAGCGCCTCACCGAGCTCACCGGCCTGGTGCCGGTGGAGTACCCGACGACGCGTCGGCTCGGCGCCGACTCGCGTGACCGCGCCGCCGACCTGATGGCCGCCTTCGCCGACCCGTCGATCCGTGCCGTGCTGTCCACGGTGGGTGGGGACGACCAGGTGCGGGTGGTCGGCCACCTGGACCCCGAGGTGGCCCGTGCCGACCCCAAGCCCTTCCTCGGGTACAGCGACAACACCAACCTCCTGGCCTGGCTGCACGCCGCCGGCGTCGCGGCCTTCCACGGCGGCTCCACCCAGGTGCACCTCGGGGCCGGCCCCGCCGTCGATGCCGTGCACTCCGCATCGCTGCGGGCGGCCCTGCTCACCGGCGAGCGCCTGGAGGTCACCGAGCCCGGCGAGTCCGAGGACTTCGGGCCGGACTGGGCCTCCCCGGAGGCGCTGACGCAGTTCGGGGAGCGCGAGCCGGCCCCGGCGTGGGTCTGGTCCGGGCCGCGCCGCGTGGTGACCGGTCCCACCTGGGGCGGCAACATCGAGGTCCTGGCCTGGGTGGCCCTGGCCGGGCGGCTGACCGTCACCGCCGAGGACCTGGCCGGCGGCGTGCTGCTGGTGGAGACCAGCGAGGAGGTGCCCCCACCGCACGCGGTCGCCCGGAACCTCGAGGCGCTGGCCCAGCGGGGGCTGCTCGAGGCCGTCGAGGCCGTGGTGCTGGCCCGCCCGGCCACCTCGAACCACGAGCACGTGCCCTCGGCCGAGGAGCGCGCCGCCCATCGCGGGCAGCTCACGGAGGCGGTCTGCGAGGTCGTCACGCGGCACAACGACCGGGCCGTCGTCGTCTCGGGCGTGCCCTTCGGCCACACCCGGCCGCACTGGATCCTGCCCTTCGGCGGCCGGATGACGATCGACGGCGAGGAGCAGCGGGTCTGGGCCGACTACGCCTGA
- a CDS encoding hemolysin family protein, with protein MGDIEKLLISVLLLALNGFFVAAEFGIMAAKRHRLEDRAEQGGRAARAAVASSKELSLMLAASQLGITLATLGLGAMAEPAIAHLLEPVLHALSVPTALTHPIALVIALSLVTFLHMVVGEMAPKSWAIAHPETAAIAIALPFRAFAMITKPFIWLLNEFTNILLKLFSVEAVDTIEEEHGPAELQRLMSTSQEAGSLPDEDARLLAGAFRLENQDLSHITRPVQELVTIDVDATAADVERMSKETGRSRLIVTHGQRYVGLVHVRDAVTALSTGKNPGVVELRQQIPTLRQDVPLIDAAALMRQHRAQLAMVADPAGRKIGMVAMEDILEQILGQFDDETDELVKVAGSGRRLRRRG; from the coding sequence ATGGGCGACATCGAGAAGCTGCTGATCTCCGTCCTGCTGTTGGCCCTCAACGGGTTCTTCGTGGCTGCCGAGTTCGGCATCATGGCCGCCAAGCGGCACCGTCTGGAGGACCGCGCCGAGCAGGGTGGCCGGGCTGCCCGCGCCGCCGTGGCCTCGAGCAAGGAACTGTCCCTGATGCTGGCCGCGAGCCAGCTCGGCATCACGCTGGCGACGCTGGGCCTGGGTGCCATGGCCGAGCCCGCCATCGCGCACCTGCTGGAGCCGGTGCTGCACGCGCTGAGCGTCCCCACGGCCCTGACCCACCCCATCGCGCTGGTGATCGCGCTGAGCCTGGTCACCTTCCTGCACATGGTGGTCGGTGAGATGGCGCCGAAGTCCTGGGCGATCGCCCACCCGGAGACGGCGGCGATCGCGATCGCCCTACCCTTCCGGGCCTTCGCGATGATCACCAAGCCGTTCATCTGGCTGCTCAACGAGTTCACGAACATCCTGTTGAAGCTGTTCAGTGTGGAGGCCGTGGACACCATCGAGGAGGAGCACGGTCCGGCCGAGCTCCAGCGCCTGATGTCCACCTCGCAGGAGGCCGGGTCGCTGCCCGACGAGGACGCCCGCCTGCTGGCCGGCGCGTTCCGCCTGGAGAACCAGGACCTCTCGCACATCACCCGCCCGGTGCAGGAGCTCGTCACCATCGACGTGGACGCGACGGCCGCGGACGTGGAGCGGATGAGCAAGGAGACCGGGCGCTCGCGGCTGATCGTGACGCACGGCCAGCGCTACGTGGGCCTGGTCCACGTGCGCGATGCGGTGACGGCCCTGTCGACGGGCAAGAACCCCGGGGTGGTGGAGCTGCGCCAGCAGATACCCACCCTGCGCCAGGACGTGCCGCTGATCGACGCCGCGGCGCTGATGCGGCAGCACCGCGCGCAGCTGGCGATGGTCGCCGACCCGGCCGGTCGCAAGATCGGCATGGTGGCGATGGAGGACATCCTCGAGCAGATCCTCGGCCAGTTCGACGACGAGACCGACGAGCTGGTGAAGGTGGCCGGTTCCGGTCGACGCCTGCGTCGCCGCGGCTGA
- a CDS encoding metal-dependent transcriptional regulator — protein MSDLIDTTEMYLKTIYELDEEGIPALRARIAERLGHSGPTVSQTIARMERDGLVTLGEDRHLTLTGEGRQLATRIERKHRLAERLLVDVIGLEWEYVHDEACRWEHVMSDRVERKILALLENSEESPYGNPIPGLEELGGVQGKTFRDGVESLVDVVRDGHDAVFVRRIGEPVQVDGEALALLTEAGVLPGERIEVSSQSDDRIVARGLGENASGGVSLPREIASHVFVSRVDVRSPQDTK, from the coding sequence GTGAGTGACCTCATCGACACCACCGAGATGTACCTCAAGACCATCTACGAGCTCGACGAAGAGGGCATCCCGGCGCTGCGCGCGCGCATCGCCGAGCGACTGGGCCACTCGGGCCCGACGGTCTCGCAGACGATCGCCCGCATGGAGCGCGACGGGCTGGTCACCCTCGGCGAGGACCGCCACCTCACGCTGACCGGCGAGGGGCGCCAGCTGGCCACCCGCATCGAGCGCAAGCACCGGCTGGCCGAGCGCCTGCTGGTCGACGTCATCGGCCTGGAGTGGGAGTACGTCCACGACGAGGCCTGCCGCTGGGAGCACGTCATGAGCGACCGGGTGGAGCGCAAGATCTTGGCCCTGCTGGAGAACTCCGAGGAATCCCCCTACGGCAACCCGATCCCCGGGCTCGAGGAGCTCGGCGGGGTGCAGGGCAAGACCTTCCGCGACGGCGTGGAGTCCCTCGTGGACGTCGTCCGCGACGGGCACGACGCCGTGTTCGTCCGCCGCATCGGCGAGCCCGTGCAGGTCGACGGGGAGGCGCTCGCGCTGCTCACCGAGGCCGGCGTGCTGCCCGGCGAGCGCATCGAGGTGAGCTCCCAGTCCGACGACCGCATCGTCGCCCGGGGCCTGGGCGAGAACGCCTCCGGCGGGGTCTCCCTGCCGCGCGAGATCGCCTCCCACGTCTTCGTGAGCCGCGTTGACGTCCGAAGTCCGCAAGACACCAAGTAA
- a CDS encoding hemolysin family protein: MLIALGVLTVLVLTAFTGFFVAQEFAYVSVDRTELRTRAEGGDKKAQRAYDLTSRLSFLLSGAQFGITVTTLLVGYAAEPLIGAGLRELVGAENASRAATAIAISVGVLLFSTIVQMVLGELGPKNLSIARAVPVARAIAAPTEAYLKVAGPIVRFFDNSSTWLLRKVGIEPVEELSSGATPEDLQRIIDQSHASGLLDDELQDLLDRGLAFRHRTVGEVMTPRVDVETISADASVAELVEMLATGHSRYPVYGRDIDDIVGVVSISDVLGVPLEERASTSVNKIVDEPVLLPTSLGVTKALEEMRSRHRQIAVVVDEHGGFAGVVSFEDIAEEVVGDILDEDDEEESPATERADGTWLLPANLRLDEVRKFTSISLPESEDYDTLSGLVLKTLGRVTEVGDVAELSWVVRDADGAPLRARTSLEVVSVERHVPDEVVLAPVTVDDVEEVS, translated from the coding sequence GTGTTAATCGCCCTCGGCGTTCTCACAGTCCTTGTCCTCACAGCCTTCACCGGCTTCTTCGTGGCGCAGGAATTCGCCTACGTCTCCGTGGACCGCACCGAGTTGAGAACTCGTGCCGAGGGGGGTGACAAGAAGGCACAGCGGGCCTACGACCTCACGAGCCGGCTGTCCTTCCTGCTCTCCGGTGCCCAGTTCGGCATCACGGTGACCACCCTGCTGGTCGGCTACGCGGCCGAGCCCCTCATCGGAGCCGGTCTGCGCGAGCTGGTCGGTGCGGAGAACGCCTCCCGCGCCGCCACGGCCATCGCCATCTCCGTGGGTGTGCTGCTCTTCTCCACCATCGTGCAGATGGTGCTGGGTGAGCTCGGCCCGAAGAACCTGTCCATCGCCCGAGCGGTGCCCGTGGCCCGCGCGATCGCCGCCCCCACCGAGGCCTACCTGAAGGTGGCTGGCCCCATCGTGCGGTTCTTCGACAACTCCTCCACTTGGCTGCTGCGCAAGGTGGGCATCGAGCCGGTGGAGGAGCTCTCCTCCGGTGCGACGCCGGAGGACCTGCAACGCATCATCGACCAGTCCCACGCCAGCGGCCTGCTGGACGACGAGCTGCAGGACCTGCTCGACCGCGGCCTGGCCTTCCGCCACCGCACGGTCGGCGAGGTGATGACCCCGCGCGTGGACGTGGAGACCATCAGCGCCGACGCGTCGGTGGCTGAGCTCGTGGAGATGCTGGCCACCGGGCACAGCCGCTACCCGGTGTACGGCCGCGACATCGACGACATCGTGGGTGTCGTGAGCATCTCCGACGTGCTCGGGGTGCCGCTGGAGGAGCGCGCGTCGACCTCCGTGAACAAGATCGTGGACGAGCCGGTGCTGCTGCCGACCTCGCTGGGCGTCACCAAGGCCCTGGAGGAGATGCGCAGCCGCCACCGTCAGATCGCCGTGGTCGTGGACGAGCACGGTGGCTTCGCCGGCGTGGTCTCGTTCGAGGACATCGCGGAGGAGGTCGTCGGGGACATCCTCGACGAGGACGACGAGGAGGAGTCGCCGGCCACCGAGCGTGCCGACGGCACCTGGCTGCTGCCGGCCAACCTGCGACTGGACGAGGTGCGCAAGTTCACCTCCATCTCCCTGCCGGAGAGCGAGGACTACGACACCCTCTCCGGGTTGGTGCTCAAGACGCTGGGCCGCGTGACCGAGGTGGGTGACGTCGCCGAGCTGAGCTGGGTCGTCCGCGACGCGGACGGCGCCCCGTTGCGGGCGCGCACCTCCCTGGAGGTGGTGTCCGTGGAGAGACACGTGCCCGATGAGGTGGTGCTCGCACCGGTGACGGTCGACGACGTGGAGGAGGTCTCCTGA